The nucleotide sequence CGACACTTTTTTCGACATGCGTCATTTCGCGCCGATGTGGCCGAAGTAATCCGATTCGTTGCCTGCTTTCCACTTGATGTTGCAGCCGATGCTGGGCTTCTGATCGGCCGCAACCGGTTTGCCGGCCAGCACGGCGTCGAGCGCGGCTCGCAGGTCTTTGCCGGTGACCGGGATACCGGAATCCGGCCGGCTCGAATCCATCTGGCCGCGGTAAACGAGCTTTTGGTTCTTGTCGAACACGTAGAAATCGGGCGTACAGGCCGCCCGATAAGCCTTCGCCACCGATTGGTCTTCGTCGTAAAGATAGGGGAACGCGTAACCGCGATTCTCAGCCTCGTGGACCATCTGCTCTGGAGAATCGGCCGGATAATTCCGTGCGTCGT is from Pirellulales bacterium and encodes:
- a CDS encoding thioredoxin family protein — protein: MARTPSTMLTLGTQAPNFSLPNVDGRIVSLADFKGAPALLVAFICNHCPFVKHVADGLAELAREYQGKGAAVVAINSNDARNYPADSPEQMVHEAENRGYAFPYLYDEDQSVAKAYRAACTPDFYVFDKNQKLVYRGQMDSSRPDSGIPVTGKDLRAALDAVLAGKPVAADQKPSIGCNIKWKAGNESDYFGHIGAK